The DNA window GAGGAGTTGCAGGGACGGATGGCGGCGCTGACGGTCACCGATTCGAGCGCTGGTGGCCGGGTGAGTGTCACGGTGGACAGCAATGGCGTTCCCACTGCGATCAACCTGTCGACGAGTACCCGGGGGATGGATCCGGCGATGGTGTCGGCCGAGATCATGTCCTGTCTGCGGCGGGCGCAGGCGAAGCTGCGCGCTGAGGTTGCCGAGGTTGTTCGGGGCACCGTGGGTGCTGATCCGTCGGGCGCGGCGATCGTCGAAGGATTCGCTCTACGTTTTCCGGATCCCGAGCCGAGCGGAACCGTGGTGCCGGCGTACAACGCACTGCCGCCCGCTTCCGATGCGCCACAGCCGCCGCCTACCTATGCCCCGCCGCCCGCACAGTCTTGGGCGCAGCCGGGGCCCGAGGCACCGGCCCCATGGGAATCGTCAGCGCCGACGCCACAGGCGCGCAATCGCAAACCCGACCGCGATCAGATCGTCACCCCGGATGAACCGGACCCGGATGACGAGTACTACAACCGGAAGTCTTGGTTGGTGTAACCATGGGCAATCCTGACGCTATTTCGGTAGATCCCGGCGAGGTTCGGGCACACGCCGCGAAGGTGAAAACACTCATGGAGAGTTTGACCTTGTCGCTGGAGGCAGCCACCTATCTCGGCAGTGCGGATGACGGTTTCGGCGCGATACCGCGGCCGCTCGTGAAGATGGTGCTCGACGACAACCACACCGACACCATCGCGGCGATCCGCAAGCTCGCCGAGGATGTGTCCGTGCTACCGGACAAACTCGAGCTCGTCGCGGAGACATTCGACGAAAAGGATGGCGATTTCGGCAAGTCGCTGACGGAGTTGCGCGCGACGATCGCCGCGACGAACGGAGGGGCGAAGTGAGCACGCAGATCGGCGATTGGCTCAACGAGAACACGGTCGGCTTCAACGACCAGAAGAAGCCCGACAACCGGCTGATCGCCGACGGCACGGACTATCGGGATGAGTACTTCCAGGAAACGGCCTTCCTGTGGCACGACGTCGGCCTCAAACAGGATGACGAGACCAAGCTCCCCGGGTTCTTGTCCGGCACCATCGCCGGTGACGCCTGGGAGGCATATGCGAACCTGCGAAACGGCAAGACATTCGAGTCGATCACGGGTGGAGTCGCAGTCGGCGTGACCGTGGCGGATGCCTTCTACGATCCGTTCGGATTCGTGGGCGATCAGATCGCCGGGTGGATGCTCACGCATGTCGAGCCCTATCGGAAGACCTTGGACGCGCTTGCCGGAAACGATGAGATGGTGCAGGCCTACTCCGACACTTGGACGAATATCGCCAATGAGCTCACCAGTATGAGCGAGGGTTGGCAAAAGGGCGTGGAGGCCGATATCGCGACGTGGACCGGAAGCGCCGGCGACGCCTACCGCAGCCGTGCCACCGATCTGATCGACCAGATCGCCGGAGCGGGCGGGGTAGCCGCCAGCCTCGGCGAAACCATGGCGCTCGTGTCGAAGATCGTCAAGGTGTTCCGGAAGTTGGTGCAGGACATCCTGACCAGTCTGGCGGGAGCGCTGATCGGGTACACGATCGAAATCGCGTGCACCTTGGGCGGCGGGATCCCGCACGTAATTACGGCGGCGGTGGGGCGGATGGCTCGTGACGGTTTCAAGATTTCGGCACTGCTCACCGAAATGGCCGCAGCCTTCAAGGATGTGCACACACTCGTCCAGGCCGTCACCGCGGTCATCTACGCCCTTCTCGGCAAGGAAAACCAGCCTACGCAGGCGTGACGTCAGCGTTCGGCGGTTCGTGGGTGACTTCCCGCGGACTGTCAGCGCATACCCGAAAGAGAACTTTCTACCGTGAACAATGAGCAACGGCCTGGCCCTGCGTCCGGCGCGCCAGGGACCCCGCCGTACGCGGGTCCGCCGCAAACCGGGCCGCACCAGCCCTATCGGGACTCCGGGCCTATGCCGCACAACACATTTCAGCCATACGGAACGCCCATGCCTCAGCAGTATGCTCCCGCGCCGCAGCAGCCCGGCATGGCCGCAACGTACGCGGCTCCGCCTCCGAATACGGTTGGCCCGCACGGGTTTCTGCTGAAACACGGCACCGCGCACGACCCGGTGGAAGCCTACCGTCCGCAGCCGGGCCAGCAGGGGATCCTCGTCCACGCGGAATACTATCGATGGTGGATCATGGGACCGGCCTTCGCGACGGCCGGACCGCGAATCTTCGTGAACGGCAACGAAATACCGGATACCTCATGGGGCGCGACGTACCTACCCGCGGCACCGGGCCTCTACCATGTCGAAGTCCACACGCGCCCACCAAACTTCTTCTTCCGGCGCTTCGTACACCCCTGGTGGACCTCGGATACGGGGCCCGCGGATACCGTGGTTCCGGTGGCCCCGGGACAGCAGACTCCGGTCTACTACCGCCCGGCGGCGGCACGCCGGATGCTCGGCGCGATCGCCCCGCAACCGCCGCGATGGCCTGGTCTGCTCTGGATGAGGTTCTCCTCAGTGATCATCGCCGGGTTCATCGGACTGATGCTTTTCGGCGTACTGATGAACATCCTCGACTGATTCGAGCGCTCGACGCCGCCGCGCGTAGTGGCGGCGGTCCTCGTTGTGGAAGGTGCTCTATCGCCGCCTGTCCACCGGTCAGGCGGTGCATCGGATCAAAGTCTGCCCGCTCGATTCGAATCAGCGGACTGCTATCGCCGATCTGTTCGGTTCACCGCTCTTTCCCAGGGATTACCGGACGGCCAGACGCGGCTTACGTGGGATGGGCGAGAGTTGTTGCCCGCGTGATGGATTTAAGACAGCTCCCGGCACCCACGCGATGCCGGGTGCTGTCGAATGCTTGCCTATGGACTCGGTTCGGCCGTGCGGAGCAGCATGAGCAGTCCGTTTACGGCGGCGTACTTGTCTTCTGACAACGGGTCCGTTGCAAAGTGCATCAAATCATTTCGCACATTACGAACCCTGCCCAGGAGTTCCACGACCTGGTCGTGGTCGAGTCGCCAGCCGAGCTTTCTCCAGCGATCGGGATCTTTGAGCAGATGTACGTAGTTGCCGAAGGTGAGATCTCCGGCGTCTTTGACACGAGACTTCTGGTGGGGTGGGACCGCGGCTTTCAAGTCATCGAGATCGAAGTGCTCGACCGCTCGCCGGAGCCGGTTCTCTGCTTCTTCGATAAGCACGAAAGGCCTTGCGAGGGTGCCGAACTGCCAAGTGAGGTCCGAGGCGGTAAGGATACCGGTGACGCGGACACGATCCGGATCGCGGACGAAAATGAAACCCTTGTCGTAGATCACGCTGATCTGGTCGAGCAGCAGCGCGTCGTGGTCGACGACAAGAGCCGGAACTGTGGCATTTGCCAAAGTCGGGTCCTCACTGGCGATATGGGCTTGTCCGATTGATTCCCAGGTCACCGCGCCGTGGTATGTGCCGTCCTCGTCGATCACCGCGACCTGTGAGAACTGATGCTGCAGCATCAGCGTTTTGGCGAAGGTGAGATCGACAGAGGAGTAGACCGAAACCAAACGGGCCGGAAGACTTCCCAAGCGGCGGGACATGGGTTCGGGCTCGGTCACGTCCTCGATGTTCTCGCCACCATTGGTCACCGTGGACGGGCCGCCGGGCTCTGTGCCGAGCGGAACCAACGCCACGATGTCGCTCAGCGCGCCTTCGGTGAACGCTGGACGAGTGGTCAACCCCTTGCTCGCGAGGTCGGACTTGATCGTGGAAATGACTGGCGCGGTTCGGCGTTCGAGCCCCCAGTGCTCGAGTAGGCTTCGGATCGTCAACTCACGGGGGTTCGATGCATCCCGGGAGGCTGCATCCTCGAGCAGTTCGGCCGAACTGGTGACCTCTTCATCGCCGTCGAAACCGGGATCGGTGCCATGTGCTGCTAGGTGGGCGATGCGCGCCGCGGCATCGTGGCGCGTCAACCCGCATACGGTCAGCAGCGAGCCGAGGCTGGCTCGCAAATCCGGCCTGATCACTTCCCATGGCAAATCGGGACGAACCCAATCGACCTTTCGCACCTGCCGAAAGTCTTCGGGTTCATCGGCTCGGTACTCGTAAGGTCCGCTCACTCGGCCGACCGCCACGTATCCGGGCCGGGTCTTCAGTGGCATGAGCACCAGGTCGCCGTACTCGATCTCGGTGTCGAATTTCCAGAGTTGACCGGTCCAGTTGCCGATCACCGTTCGGCCGGTGCTCGGGTATGCCATCTGCAGCGCGGCAGTAAGCTCTTGCCACGTCTTATAGGCGCTCAGATCGCCGACCTCAGCCCAACCGACTATCGCGAGGCCCTCGCTCAGCGCTCGGCTCTCGCGTTCCCCGTTTCGCCCGCTGCGGATCAGCCATGCGTGTGGTTCGCGCTGAAGGTCACTGGACACGAGTTCGTCTCCTCCC is part of the Nocardia sp. NBC_00565 genome and encodes:
- a CDS encoding YbaB/EbfC family nucleoid-associated protein → MAVFDPSRAAESIAQLAEDFERQAKRFEELQGRMAALTVTDSSAGGRVSVTVDSNGVPTAINLSTSTRGMDPAMVSAEIMSCLRRAQAKLRAEVAEVVRGTVGADPSGAAIVEGFALRFPDPEPSGTVVPAYNALPPASDAPQPPPTYAPPPAQSWAQPGPEAPAPWESSAPTPQARNRKPDRDQIVTPDEPDPDDEYYNRKSWLV
- a CDS encoding CBS domain-containing protein, which encodes MSSDLQREPHAWLIRSGRNGERESRALSEGLAIVGWAEVGDLSAYKTWQELTAALQMAYPSTGRTVIGNWTGQLWKFDTEIEYGDLVLMPLKTRPGYVAVGRVSGPYEYRADEPEDFRQVRKVDWVRPDLPWEVIRPDLRASLGSLLTVCGLTRHDAAARIAHLAAHGTDPGFDGDEEVTSSAELLEDAASRDASNPRELTIRSLLEHWGLERRTAPVISTIKSDLASKGLTTRPAFTEGALSDIVALVPLGTEPGGPSTVTNGGENIEDVTEPEPMSRRLGSLPARLVSVYSSVDLTFAKTLMLQHQFSQVAVIDEDGTYHGAVTWESIGQAHIASEDPTLANATVPALVVDHDALLLDQISVIYDKGFIFVRDPDRVRVTGILTASDLTWQFGTLARPFVLIEEAENRLRRAVEHFDLDDLKAAVPPHQKSRVKDAGDLTFGNYVHLLKDPDRWRKLGWRLDHDQVVELLGRVRNVRNDLMHFATDPLSEDKYAAVNGLLMLLRTAEPSP